Genomic window (Ananas comosus cultivar F153 linkage group 1, ASM154086v1, whole genome shotgun sequence):
atcagtactgaccaacgatcaccgtgctcacctccggaggcatcaggacagcctcggatcgccggataagcgtgcgcaaacccaaaacagcagccaaacaggctcgaTAGGGTCGACAATGCCGAAACAGctgaacggagtctccccgacagaatctaaggtgagcacgatgatcagtaatttgctacgatcatcgtgctcccttccgcagagatcggggaggctcgggaagctcagaacacaaaaCATCTAAAATAGGCCCTATTtcggcttggccggagcaaggttgctccggccggcttccggcagcACGGCGGCATGCGCGGCGGCCAGGgacgggtgcgggggaggtgaggagtaccgtgctcacctcggttggcggctggaagcggcggaggcggcggcggaacaAGGCATGCCCGCACGAGCTAGGGCACGGGTCCGGGGggtgctgcggccacggcggcggccggggcaggTCGGGGATGTCCGGGGGTGCGCGTCGGAGGTCTCCGGAGGTGTCTGGAGGGCGGTACTGCCGGCAGGGAGCGGCGGAGGCGCGCGGAGGCAGAGATCTCCCAAGCTCGGCCCGCTCCGGGTCTGGGCGGCTGCGGCGAGCCCAGGCGGCACCACAGCCAACATGGGCGGCGGGgaacggcggcgacggcgccggaggtcgaggggaAGGCGGCGCGCCCGgcccagggcggcggcggcgcacggaGGCAGTGCGGGTCCAAGCTTGGCCCGCACGCGCTCCAGATGGCCGCAGAGAGATCcggcggtggccggcggcgcgcggggacggccgATGACGGCACCGGAGGGGAAGCCTCGGCCAATAATATAGGCTCAATCCAGGGGTGACTTCCCGAAGTCAAGAGGCCGCGGAGGGTGGAGAAGGTGGTGATGGAGATGATGGAGGAAAGGAAAGTGGAGCTTTTCCGGTGGCCGGGGTTGCTCGCCGGCGGCAGGGGTGCGCGCATGGCAAGGGCATAGAGGTGCTGATGACGGTTAGGGTTAACTAGGGGTGCAAGtcggctagatctagggtttcatgctAAGGAATCCTAGTGCAACCTTATATACAACCTGCAACTTTGCAGAGAAGTCCCCCAAAGATAATTGTTATCATCTAAGTCCCAGACAGTGCATGTGTTTTGCATGTACGCACCTCCATGCTCGATctcgcgcgattcggtacataaaataatacgacttttgcgaatttcccgattttccactctcgaccccttagcgaacttATTGCAATTCCCAAAGATCCGTCCATCAGATTTCTGATCGGATCACGCCAACGCGTTCAGCACGtcgaggcatcgaatctagcatttcgtttcgtccgatttgatctccgattcacgacgaaatccattctcTTTCCAAAAGGCCACAATGACGCACAATTACAcaagaaacatgtattttcagattttctcgaaatccgtgcgtcaaaaccaaaatccgtcagcgacattagttccagaatagctgcatccttcgaaacgagctattggactgctatgaacggagtccgatacgcaccagaagccaactctactccgtggcttctccggaaaaccggagttactattcacttaagtgaaaactaNCTCTCACCCATCTCCAGATCACTTGTacaaagcacgaggagttttaaaatgcacgaatagcaaagagcggaaaccctctttttgttaaaactcctttttctcgaaaaccgtgcctCAGAtccaaaatccgtcagtgccagtgattccagaatagctgaaccgttcgaaacgagctattggatcgctatgaacggagtccgatacgcgccgaaagccaactctactccgtggcttctccggaaaaccggagttactattcacttaagtgaaaactaataatcgcgtaacttctccattttagttcattttctcctgaaacttgacgagtgcttatgtaattaaattacacatataaacatcgtcaacaaagagtttagttgcactgtcaaaatttcagtccttacaaaaattaaatttataggcTTAATTATAAATATCTTGCACTTTACCAACGATCTCAAATACCCTTTTAGTTCCGCCGGTTGCTGTTGTGGCTATCTGCATAGCGCAATGTTAGTTTCAGCCGTCAGTTTTAACGGAATAACTTATTTGAGACAGTACATAGAAATTAATTGAGAAACCAAAAAAAGTGCTAAGTAGTTTTAAGAATAATTGCACATATATCCTTGACAAGTAGGGATATTACATATTTGCCCATCTAAATTTTACAATATGTTAGATAttcttgtaaattttaaaatttagatatgcTAACGATCAATATCGCAAACTTTCAATAAGGTTTCACCTTAGTCCTTAAGttttaaactaaatttcattTAATTCTTACCTTAGAGTTAGAATAATTATTTACACCATATTTATCTATACATTTTTTGACGCCATTATTTTGCACTTTAAATGaccttaaaattaattttttttaaataaaaagtagaaTGTTGCCACTTTATTTGTTAAGCAAATAAACTTAGTTACCAAAAAAAGAAGGTAATCTAGAGCCTCATGTTGCTAGAAAAAGTAATGAAAAAAGTGATTaattaaaaaggagaaaaaccaaaaaaaaagttaattgtaTACAGAtgcctacaaatatagtgaatgacaaatatatccctacaaagttcaacttcatatgttgttcctgcaaaagtcatgatattttcaaatatatttttgctgttagaatccgttagaaaaatttagttaaccataagttaaatacttaatccttgttagtttttgacatttttatctctttgtattatactgttatggtttttggagggatatatttatgatgacaaaattgaaatataaacaGCTctctaacggttctctaacgaTAATAAATCAtatggacatatttgaaaacattagaacttttgcggagacaacatataaaagttgaagtttgtaggaataaatttgtcattcactatatttgtaggaatctttatgaaattaacccccaaaaaaaaagaatggggAAGCACAAGAAGGTCGTGGctttatatttgtcatttactatatttgtagaaatctttatgaaattaatcaaaaaaaaaaagaatgggaGAAGCACAAGAAGGTAGAGAAAGCCACATGACTAAATACCACAAATTATGGTCCTCTTTCTATCATAAACTGTGATATCATTTTTCTCAAACCAAAATACCCACCATAAGATCATTAACTTAACACAATTCCTATTTTCCCTTTAAAAGTTTGAGTATCTTCTATAAGGCCCTACTAATTTTATTGTTCGGAGTGAATTATGAATTactcattataaaaaaaaggattgcTGTATTGCACGCGTAATTTGAGAATAAATGAATTGTTTTATCTATCTCTACTTctcatataaataaaatttattgctGATCTGCAAATTATTATCTTTTCAACATGTTACTGATTATACAGACTATTTTTTCCAGCAATCGAACAAAAATCTTTATcttaattgaaatttttaatttttagatttgtgGTACGATAATATCTCTAAGACTTCCTGCAACCAAAAACTCGTAACTTTAGACCATCCCATTTAATTATGTCCTAAGTCGAAAtgattcgaatttaaaattttataaaatttaaattttatagttccgattatatttaaaagttacaATCATTGGTTTGAAAATTTCAACGTCTGAAACATCGCGCAGATATAAATACGTCTGGTTACTTCGATGTATTATAGCACCTTGTCAATTGGTTACattttgggaaaactttaaataccacccgtgtgatttcacattttctcactttagtactctataatttaaagtgtattaatttagtgctttgtgttttcattttttatttttttattatcaattccactaatttttttcgttaaatcagtgataaagttaaaactaaaaggtactaaagtgaatattcgataaatctagattgatatctgaagttttttatatataatttaataaaatattaacgaaaaagctgacgaaaggataaaaataaaataacatgatactaatttgatacagtttaaatcataaaatattaaagttagaaaatgcaaatttttttctcaCCCAACCTTAAATCCCCCtttgtttctttctctctctctctctctctctctctccccttctctctctcaccacaGCCACTATGCTAATGCTTCGTTCTCGCTTCAATCTCCAAACCCTAGCACCACTCCTCACCTCTCCCCgaccctccccctcctcctctctccccttcctcctccaccgccgccgccgccgcaaccTCTCCTTCTCCGCCCTCCGCCCCGACCCTTCCGCCCCCtacgcagcagcagcagcagcagcagcagcaacagcagcagcgcCACCCAAATCGAaggggccgccgccgccggcggggGTGGTGAGGACGGCGCTCTTCGTGCCCCCGGGGGTGCCGCGCGACGCGGGCGCGGCGGAGATGGTGGTGCTCCCGGGGTCGAACATCGTGGTGGGGCCGTACGCGGGCGACGCGCGGATCCGCGAGGTGGAGTTCGCGAAGAGCAGTCCCCGCGCCCGCGACTGCCCGAGGGACGATCGCCCCGAGTTCGCCGTCATCGGCCGCTCCAACGTCGGCAAATCCTCTCTCATCAACGCCCTCGTCCGCAAGAAGGACGTCGCCCTCACCTCCAAGAAGCCCggttgatctctctctctctctctctctctctctctctctctctctcgaaactCTAATCTCTACCCTCTTTCAGAATTGTTGCAGTATTAGCTAAATTATGAGTTAAAAAAAGGTATTGAGAGACCCTATCAACTGTAGGCTATTTTGACCCTGCAAAATGAATTCTTTCTTAATTCGAGTCATTTTAATAAGTAAAGTTCAATTTGACATTCAGTCAGAAAGGGCGTCAGAACAGTTGAATTTGACAGAATAATCGTCGTGTTTAACCAAATCTCCAATGTTATTGATGGAAATAACTTAATTTGAGAGATTCAGAAATCGAGAGGGGGTCAAGCAAACGAAAAGGAGATGAAGGGTTTGTGAGTtcctatacatttttacctaagtTTTGCGATGTTGTCTTACTGAGCTTGGTTTTTTGTACGATATCTCTGATTGTTCGGTTAGGCACGTGTATGTTCATAAGCAATCAAGATTATGATTCTAGCATAATTTGTTAATTTAATGCACAATTTTGGTTCATCATTCACAACGGTTAACTTTTTTCATATATCTTTTGAAATTTGACTGAAATCAAATGCAGGGTGATATTGCAAAAGCTTAAGTACTATTAGGActatcaaatgtaaataaaaatttagggaCCAAAATCACAATAAGTCAAATGTTTACTTTAGGGACTTCTTAGTTCTTATTACACACTAGAAACAATGTCTGCAAATATTACTGAAGTTTATTCTACTTTTGCTACCTTCAATTACATTTTCTTCTATGCTATTTTGGAAACAGGGAAAACACAACTTATAAATCATTTTTTGATCAACAAAAGTTGGTACATTGTGGATCTGCCGGGTTACGGGTACGTTTTACTCTCAAACATCTTACATGCATATCAACTGTTTGTTAAATGGTTTCTTGAACGTTTATTTCTTAAGCTTATACTTGTTGATAATAGCTGATTATGAAATTCAAGGGCTACAGAAACTTACACAGTTACACTTAAATTGAAGAGGAACAGTTGGTGGAGCTATATCTGGTTATAAGGATTTCAACAGTAATAACTCTTTTGTTTTGATGTTTATTTGGAAAGGAACATAGGAGAGTTATGTGTAAGTTTAGGTTGGTTAACTGTCATGTTTGAACACTTCATACAGTTAGGGTAGTGAAAATTATGTGGATGACTGGTGGTGAAATCCAAGCATATTGAATTATTGGTTGACCTTAAGCATTCAAACATAGAGTCAAAAATAATGATGTAAATAATTGAtattagatttaaataaatCTGCGTACTTGAAATTGATCTCATATGAAGGAAAATTAAGGACTATAATAAGCTAGCTATAGATTTAGATAATGTAGGTTCTTGTATTAATAGTGTATTTTGCGCAACATTCTTGTTCAAGATGACTATCACTTAGGCTATGTTCTATTCGGGGATTagctttttgggtttttttttaaaattctttattttattttgttattttattttattttttgcttctgGGATATTCCACTATTCTGGAGTAAGCAAGAGTAAGGACGACATATGCTCGGTTGTTATTTGCTTATTCTTGGGGAATATGCATATAAGCATTTGGATGCTTTTGCCTGGAGTAATGAGAAAGTCGGTGAATGAAAATATATAGTGTCAAAACTAATTCTCTATGAAAATCTGTTTAAACTGCTGCAGCAATCGGCATTCACAAATTCTTCGGGGTTAGTGATAActtaataaaaaacaaaggttGATAAAAGGAACTTTCGAACTATTGGCCATTTTGGAAATTGgtccctcaactttatttttttaggctaaattacaattataaaatcATTTGCACTTTAGCTCCCTCGATATTAGTAACCTAATAGAAAACTCTCCTTAATAGTTGCGCAGTTATGGCTTAACCTTCTTCCATTAGTTTTATTATCcaaaaaacataataaagtCTTAAGACATAAGTTCAAATACCAATATTTGACACACCCTTCaacttttgatttatttaatttgagttattttagttcagaattttatttgattatgatggTTTTATTGGCTGTATATTGTTAATATTGTTGATTATTAACATAACTATTGTTTTTTGCAAAAAAGTGATCAAAATCGTTAATTTAAACATAATCACACttcaatttaacaaaatatttaatttaaccaACTAAAaaccctcaaattttaaaaaaaattcaaaatttgtggaAATGCCAAATGAGGAATCATTTCAAATTAGTGTATAATTGANgagattttttttttaccttttgcTAATCTTTAGTTGTTAAATCCGTATTTAGCAATTGAGAACTAATCAGTTTATGGTATTAATAATGTGTGGAAATGCCAAATGAGGAATCATTTCAAATTAGTGTATAATTGAGGGTGTCTTTGTATATATTTCACCGGCAGCTCACAAACATAAATACTTCATTTCCACACATTATTAATACCATAAACTGATTAGTTCTCAATTGCTAAATACGGATTTAACAACTAAAGATTAgcaaaaggtaaaaaaaaaatctcgtaCATTACTATCCATGAAGCATTGACAACTACGAACTCAGTGAGGAAGGGAGGAGGGGAAGAATATGGTTCTCACAATGtgcttgttttttttaatagtacAAGCTCTGCTATTGTTATAAAATCTGGTACAAAGCCTGGGATAATGTTGTTCCAGTGGGGAGATGGAACAAGCCATCCCCAGTTATCCTCGGATAGGAGATTTTGATCAgaacaaattatttttgatgaaaaatttagGGATAATTTGGGGatacttttgttatttttgatGGAATAATGGGGATAATTTTTGTTATCCCCCATTTATACCTCAATTAAACAATACCTTGTGTTATTTTGGAGTTTACTGTACATATAAGTTCAACAAATGGATTTCTTAATTTGCGTAAATATTATACTATAGATTTTGTAAGGCATGTTCTTAAAAGTTTTGAGTTGCTTTGCTGTTTTTACCCGAAACTCCTAGCTTGTAGGTATAGAATATGCATGAGTTCTTCTTCTAGATTTTGCACAAGAACTCTGATTCATGCGAGACAATCATAGCTTATCAAGACCAAgtttaatatacatataaatctaATTAACGGGCTTTATTATATCTAATTATTATACAGCATAATTTCAAAGATTGATGTTGCTCTACTATCTTTACTGGATTGCACAACATTATATATGTTAAATGAGATAAGTACTTGCTTGTAAATGTTGGGTAGAGCTTCAGCATTTGATAATATCAATCATGTAGCGTACTCAATGTGCTTGTTTGTAGAGCTTGGGTTCTAATTGGTGGACACTAaatcttttttgaaaaacttatgcAGCAAAGCCTAGATACCATGTTGTTGGCAagtttgttgaaaaattattaagCAATTGTGGGTTATTACGTTCAACTGTTGATATTGTTTGGCCTTGAGATTAGATATAAAACGATAAAATGATGGTACTAACGGTTGAGCATGGATTCAATCCTTTAGCTGATTTACTAATTGGTACTTTAATACTTAGGAGACAAGATATTGAATTTGAAAAGTGGCAAATTTGTAGGATTTTAAGGTGAAGAAAAACTGCTAAGAAGAACTTCATGCCGACAcagaatggcatgaaatattctGCCACTTCCGTTTTTTCTAACTCTTACTGTAAGTCTCAAGTCCTGTTGCCTGATAATACATGACTGTTTTGAGAAAAGCTTCTCTTCTAAAGCAAAGGTTCATGGCCTTGATTCGGAGTTCAGTAGCTGTGGTGATTCTTTTCCTTCAAAAGTTCTTATGTTTGTTTCATATCTCTACTGACATGATAGGAGGGACATCAGCTCAAAATTGTTAGTTGTCCTTTTAGACAAATTGTTGATGATGTACTTCTCAGCAGGCTTGGCATTTGTTATTAATAATCAGAGAAACACAACATAGATGTCCTTTGAAATGGTTTCACAAAAAAATTCTCTGGGCGTTGCAACCTTTTCCAATCATGTATCATATTCTATCCTCGTAATAAACTGTTAGCTTTATTCCCTGAATATAGGTTTGCAAATGCTCCTGAATCGGCTCGAATGGACTGGTCTTCATTTACAAAGGGTTACTTTCTAAACCGCAACACTCTAGTTGGTGTTCTCCTTCTCGTTGACGCCAGTGTTCCACCCCAGCAAATCGACCTCGATTGTGCTAATTGGCTTGGTCGTAACAACGTACGACCTAAAATTCTACTTCTCTACCTTCTACCTGCTGCAATTaacatttaattatttactaatttccCCTTATCTTCTCTTGAATTGAGTGGTTTTAGATTGGGTTGACTTTTGTTTTCACGAAGTGTGACAAAGTCAAGAGTGCCAAAGGCAGACGACCGGACGAGAACATCAAACATTTCCAGGATTTGATAAGTAAATATTATAAGGATCCTCCCCCGTGGATTATGACCAGTAGTGTCACGGGATTAGGGCGAGATGAGTTACTTCTCCATATGTCGCAGTTAAGGAACTACTGGGATAACGAAGCAGCTTAAAAAGCTACATATATCGCCAAAGTTTTGTTAGGTTTGTATCTCTAGACTATCATCTTTGTTGTATATAAAGTTTTCCAGGTATGaagttgcataaaatatttgtttcttCTATTGAGATGCATTATTATACTAGTCGACAACTCATTGAACGTCATACTTGATATGTATTTCTCAACATTTGGTCTTACATTTGTATATTTGCTTTGTGAAATGGCAGTAAAAGGTGCATAATTACGAGCTTTCAGGAAAATTTGAGATTACATATAAGGACACTAAGGAAGCAGAAAAAACATAGAGCTCAGAGGCTTACACCCCCAGTTACACAACCGCCTCGAGAAACATTTTATGTGTGACACACTTGAACCAATCTAAGCAACCAAGTTCCACCCACTAACATAGCAACCCATTGTTTGGCACCATTGAGCAAATTAATTGGATTTCTGAAATAGAGCCAAATCTCGTGATTTAAGATTGGATTTAGTGGGAATAATTTTTGACTCAAAATATCCCTTCTTCAAATAGATATCTTTACTTTTTAACTCTTATAATAATGTTTGATTTGAAAATAGGTGTTTTGAAATGATTTTTTATCTGTCTAAACAATTTTCTGTCAAGTCTCTgtcaaaacaataaaaataaatgaaattcaCTTCAAACCCTGATTTATTCTgataacatatatttatttgagaaaaattaattatgtagATATTTATTTCAGcaaagttaattaaattatgtGTGTTTTTGACTCCAAACAgagtgtaaagtgtaaactaATATCTTGATCgcctctttttgtttcttttttgcaCAAGATAAAATATGCCCCTTTTACTCTTTCTCTTGGTGCAAAACTGTCCTTCACCTGCCTATGGCTGTGAAAATTATTAAGGAAATTAGTTTCAAATTACTAGAATTGTTACTATTTTATGTTCTTTTAATTATGTAATTATCTGCGGTTCCCTATGGTAATTGCCGATTACATATGTTCCCTGAAAACAACTTGCTAGAAATAAATTAAGTATTAGATAGTTGTCACTTTCAGCGAACCCATCGAAGAACTCATAGCAGGAagaaatagtttaaaatttctagGTTACATACACCATCTTCCTGGTGTTCTCTACAGAAGCAAACCCAATAGCTAGAAAATCTTCCTATCTTTACATCTTTTCCTTGTAGATTAATGTTATCTACCTTTTGATTCTCTTCTTCACCGTTTTATCCGCCATTAACTGATGCCTGAATCTTATACTCCAATTAGTTCGATATTTGAAAACGATGGAAAGCTCTTTTGGATATATAACAACTGCTGGGCTGGTATGGACAACTTGAGCATGTTGGGGTGGTGATTTAAACATATGATCATACCCCTCATCTATACTGAATTCTACGAGCTGAATATGTCCTTCCAATTTCCAGCTACACATTGATTGCTCTTCACTACATCTTCTCTCCTTAAAACTATCTGCTGTTCACAGGTTGTTTGAGCCTCGTGGAGATCTAAAATCTCTCCTTCTACCGAGAAAAATCCATCGATGAACATGACCGAGAAAAATCCATCGATGAAACGGGCCTTATCTAATCCAACTAATACGCGATGTGAATCGCACGTCATCGATATGTCGCTTCCGAGTGCAATTGAGATCCTCTTTGGTTTCAATTTGTAGAGGTGAGCATGGGTTTGATGGTGTCTGTTTACTAGGCCTAGCAATATCCATGTTCAAGGAAGAAATGTGTATGCTGATGGTTTAGCCATTGTTCAATCTGTTTTCAATTCAGGGAAGAATCCTTCTATGTTTGTATCtgataaattatattatgtacgAAATAACCGTTGTTCTCTAAATGCTAAAGTCGGTAGTTGTGAGCAAATGATGTCCTTTAATAGGATATGTAAACTTCTTCAGGTGCTCCAGCGTTGTTCAGTATAGTTTTCGCTTTACAATTCTGTTGTTTAAAAGCTTGCACTTTcgctttatttttattttactacgaAAATTTGTCGGTAAAAAAACCGTAGTAAAGCAAATTGGAGCAGTAATGTGTAAACTATAGTATTGTAAGGTGATTACCACAACAATAAAGGTGGCTCTTCATTCTGATTCGGAATTTGTAACCGTAATATCGATATCATTtgatttttcttaatttttcttatttgactTTGCTACTACTTTCTTATGCAAGTAAATTTGTCGCACGGTGGATTATCGACTAATTCGTGTAGTACATAATCTTTTTTGGGTCTGTATTACAAATATTAACTACataaacaacaaaaattaaatgCTAAGTAggtttttgtgtgtgtgtgtgtgtgtgtgtgtgtgtgtgtgtttatcTTACAAGCTGTTTTCTCTCTGAGTTTATGCCATTAATAACCCCTATAATCTCCTTAATTGCAGCGCCATTTTTCAAAATCCCCGTGTGCGAGATCCCCCGGAGCCTGATCACATTCAGGGACTGGTTCGCCGAGCCCGACCACTCCGACTCGAGCGCCAGCAGGCTCACGGCATTCACCGTCCCGTCGCCGTCCCCGTACGCCACCTCCGGCCGCTCGTCGAACCCCCCGGTCCTGTAGAACAGCTTCTCCGGCGTGTCGACTCCGGTCCCGACAACGCACGTGACCGGCACGCCCGGCTCCTCCAGTTTCTCCGTGAGCGGCTTGACCCGGTTCGTGTACGGCCCTACCCCCTCCCGAAACCCGATGTCCTCCAAGAAACTCGGCATTTCGAATGCCGAGTAGCTCTTATTGATATGCGCGGCATGCACGATCGGCTCGGCCCCGAAGTGCTTCGGAGCCGGCAGGAGCCAGAGGTTGCTCTCGGAGCTCCGCTGCTCGGCGCGGACGAGCAGCGGGTCGACGAGCGGCAAGCCGAGGGCGTTCCCCGAGGCGAAGGTGAGCATCTGCTCCGCCGTGCCGGCCCACGGCGTGGAGAGCGACACGAGGTGCGCGACGAACCGCCGGCGCCACGACGGCGGGCTGCGGATGAGGAGCTGGAGCGCGAAGAGGCCGCCGAGGCTGTGCGCGACGAGGATCGCGGGGCGGCCGCCGTTCGCGGCCGCGGCAGACTCGATCAGCTCCTTGAGGTCGGAGAGGTACTGCGCGCCAACCTGCgaggggtggccggcggcggcgaggccGTAGCGGAAGTCGTAGGGTGCGCCGAAGAGGCTGTTGCTCTCCTTGTAGCCGATCTGCTCCAGGGAGCTCACCAGAGTGGCCATGTACTCAGTCAGGTGCCTGAACAAACAACAAGCTCAGTGTTTGTGCTGAGTTAATTTCGCAGAACATGCacagaacttatctgaattacagaccatttgatttgagtcggcgATACTATAATCTCAAAACTTGAATATGCCGCTTACCTTTATAaacttaataaatatattttatataaggctaaattatagaaattttttttataaatatttcatttgtttacttttcttttctgacttttaaaaacttatattttactcttttaatattttaagttgttgtATTAGTATTCCTCCATCAGAATTTCATCACTACGTTGtctattatttataatttatacttaaattattttttaaaatgaaagaaatatattaaaattttatttttttatagaagaatTAAGagtaatttgattattttgttttcttcgtTAACGTTAAAATATAGATCTTTGATAATTAGgaaattaaagtgaaaaaaaaaagaatatataaaaagtttttctatattttagccatttattaaaataattaattagtttagattttggatttggatatgtCAAAGAGGATTAAATTAAGGAAAGATAAAACCGCACAATAATGtgaatcaattttgaaatgattaatttaacttttcataattattttaattttacaatccaATCTTTCAACTTCTTTAGTTTTCATTAATCAGccatattttaacttcaaaaatttaaactaattatttattttaataaatttataattgcgagaattatataaaatatacttcactaaatctataaaattcaatcgatgtattcaaatattaaagtcaaaaatttagatagtaataaaattaaaattttaaaatattgagtaTTTGTCTTATCAAAATGTTCTGCCGTTCAGATAAATTAGTGTACACTTTTACGAGCGACCTAGAAGACTACATTAATaataggccaatttgtataaaaaatttacaaattttgagtttttataaaACTGgccgtctttttcgattttactgattcggtccgaatttttaataaattgactAAAATATCTCTTATACCTTACAGGACCACAATTAAATTCTAGAAagccattatcatcctaactttataataataaaaactcaatattaaaaaaaataaaaaactaaaaaactattaataatatttcagcCCAATTCTATTTATAGTACAGCAGCTTTAACTCGGCGCTGCCGCAGAAATTAAATTAGGAAAGAGAGGTTTGTTTAATTACTTGAGGTGGGGGTCGAGGTATCGGATCCCTCGAGCGGATCCGAAGTAGGGGACGCGGGTGTCCACCCCGGGCGC
Coding sequences:
- the LOC109713031 gene encoding vegetative cell wall protein gp1-like translates to MRAPLPPASNPGHRKSSTFLSSIISITTFSTLRGLLTSGSHPWIEPILLAEASPPVPSSAVPARRRPPPDLSAAIWSACGPSLDPHCLRAPPPPWAGRAAFPSTSGAVAAVPRRPCWLWCRLGSPQPPRPGAGRAWEISASARLRRSLPAVPPSRHLRRPPTRTPGHPRPAPAAAVAAAPPGPVP
- the LOC109707159 gene encoding GTP-binding protein At2g22870, whose amino-acid sequence is MLMLRSRFNLQTLAPLLTSPRPSPSSSLPFLLHRRRRRNLSFSALRPDPSAPYAAAAAAAAATAAAPPKSKGPPPPAGVVRTALFVPPGVPRDAGAAEMVVLPGSNIVVGPYAGDARIREVEFAKSSPRARDCPRDDRPEFAVIGRSNVGKSSLINALVRKKDVALTSKKPGKTQLINHFLINKSWYIVDLPGYGFANAPESARMDWSSFTKGYFLNRNTLVGVLLLVDASVPPQQIDLDCANWLGRNNIGLTFVFTKCDKVKSAKGRRPDENIKHFQDLISKYYKDPPPWIMTSSVTGLGRDELLLHMSQLRNYWDNEAA
- the LOC109707077 gene encoding lecithin-cholesterol acyltransferase-like 1, translating into MKPQYPLFYHLLLLLLILMMALPLHPPLSSAAGAEEGRRGQRRLVLHPVVLIPGNGGNQLEARLTSEYEPSSLVCRLNKNGGWWFRLWFDPAAVVLRGLTRCFAERMTLRYDPQIDDYRNAPGVDTRVPYFGSARGIRYLDPHLKHLTEYMATLVSSLEQIGYKESNSLFGAPYDFRYGLAAAGHPSQVGAQYLSDLKELIESAAAANGGRPAILVAHSLGGLFALQLLIRSPPSWRRRFVAHLVSLSTPWAGTAEQMLTFASGNALGLPLVDPLLVRAEQRSSESNLWLLPAPKHFGAEPIVHAAHINKSYSAFEMPSFLEDIGFREGVGPYTNRVKPLTEKLEEPGVPVTCVVGTGVDTPEKLFYRTGGFDERPEVAYGDGDGTVNAVSLLALESEWSGSANQSLNVIRLRGISHTGILKNGAAIKEIIGVINGINSERKQLVR